Proteins from a single region of Patescibacteria group bacterium:
- the murJ gene encoding murein biosynthesis integral membrane protein MurJ, translating into MLKKIKILLFSSVAGGAIIIATFSVLSRLIGLLRDRLLTGTFGAGQILDAYYAAFRLPDLVFNTLVLGALSSAFIPVFLSIWHKDKEEAWKVANSILNILLVLIFVFVIILFVAAPTLVNLFVHGFSPETRALTTNLTRIMLFSILFFTISNVAGSILNSFRRFLAFSLSAIMYNLGIIFGIVIFTPRLGPIGLAWGVLLGAVLHFLIQVPALLKVGYRWRPGFNYREPNVKKIGLLMLPRSFGLAISQLNETVTTFIASGLVVGTVSIYNLAFNLISFPINIFGTSLATSVFPVFSQAIINNDHELFVYHFSKTVRRVLYFIIPTTIIFILLRVQIVRLIFGTGRFNWENTILTAQTLGFFSLSLFAQSLIPVFARSFYARHDTRTPVKTAVIGFILNIILCFILGPIMGPAGLALALSISSTINLIMLFIILKERMGGLDQKNIFRSFLKIIIMSLAMAVFIQLFKNIMGGLVNMQTFLGVFLQSLIAGLVGVAIYFILSLLFKCQEVETVKRIFARVFNK; encoded by the coding sequence ATGCTCAAAAAAATTAAGATTTTATTATTTAGTTCCGTAGCTGGTGGCGCGATAATCATCGCGACCTTTTCTGTTTTAAGCCGTTTAATCGGACTACTTCGTGATCGCTTATTGACCGGAACCTTTGGCGCCGGCCAAATTCTCGACGCTTATTACGCCGCTTTTCGTTTGCCAGATTTAGTCTTTAATACGTTGGTTTTGGGCGCCTTGTCTTCAGCCTTTATCCCAGTTTTTCTTTCGATTTGGCATAAAGACAAAGAAGAGGCCTGGAAAGTAGCCAATTCAATTTTAAATATATTATTAGTTTTAATTTTCGTTTTCGTCATTATACTCTTTGTTGCCGCGCCGACTTTGGTTAATCTTTTCGTCCATGGATTTTCGCCGGAAACCAGGGCGCTAACGACTAACCTGACGCGCATTATGCTGTTTAGTATTTTATTTTTTACTATTAGCAACGTCGCCGGCAGCATCTTGAACTCATTTCGTCGATTTCTGGCCTTTAGTTTATCGGCGATTATGTATAACCTAGGAATTATTTTTGGCATTGTTATTTTTACTCCGCGCTTAGGTCCGATTGGTTTAGCCTGGGGCGTGCTTTTGGGCGCGGTGTTACATTTTTTAATTCAAGTACCGGCCTTATTAAAAGTTGGCTATCGTTGGCGACCAGGCTTCAATTATCGAGAACCAAATGTCAAAAAAATAGGCTTATTAATGCTGCCGCGGAGTTTTGGTTTAGCTATCAGCCAATTAAACGAAACTGTCACAACCTTTATCGCTTCGGGATTGGTGGTTGGCACGGTTTCAATTTATAATTTAGCTTTTAATTTAATAAGTTTTCCGATTAATATTTTCGGTACTTCACTGGCCACTTCGGTTTTTCCTGTTTTCTCCCAGGCCATCATTAACAACGATCACGAATTATTTGTTTATCATTTTTCAAAAACCGTCCGTCGGGTATTATATTTTATAATTCCGACCACTATTATTTTTATTTTGCTCCGAGTGCAAATTGTGCGTTTAATCTTTGGCACTGGCCGGTTTAATTGGGAAAATACGATTTTAACCGCGCAAACGCTCGGATTCTTTTCTTTGTCTTTGTTCGCTCAGAGCTTGATTCCGGTTTTTGCCCGTTCATTTTACGCCAGGCACGATACGCGGACACCGGTAAAAACGGCGGTTATCGGATTTATTTTAAATATAATTTTGTGTTTTATCTTAGGCCCAATAATGGGTCCGGCCGGTTTAGCTCTGGCATTGTCGATTTCTTCGACAATTAATTTGATTATGCTTTTTATAATTTTAAAAGAAAGAATGGGCGGACTCGATCAAAAGAATATTTTCAGATCATTTCTTAAAATCATCATTATGTCGCTGGCCATGGCCGTTTTCATCCAATTATTTAAAAACATCATGGGCGGACTGGTAAATATGCAAACCTTTTTGGGCGTCTTTTTACAATCTTTAATTGCGGGCCTGGTAGGAGTTGCTATTTATTTTATTTTAAGCTTATTATTCAAATGTCAGGAAGTCGAAACAGTTAAAAGGATTTTTGCTAGAGTTTTTAATAAATAA
- a CDS encoding prepilin-type N-terminal cleavage/methylation domain-containing protein — MIKKETRNKIMIFKNKKASFTLVELIVVVAIIGLLAGIAVAAFNNARVKARDVRRIADISQITKALELSFSFNDSYPNSLGTVCLSVCMDVSPPSWCSTLLTQMSNIPNDPLPTQQCYLYNSDGTNFRIATTLESSSNQALAQNDGGNYAQYFESSSSPGLISLSRNKYASAVGGNWSSDDGAWVTESGGSTITTHPVQGDTAILDVNSGNITVDTASVTTDIDATGYTHTLALDAGLTVYGNLKFVAGMTFTPNTQTVTFAATTTGKTITTGGKTFSSVTWNGNGGEWTLQDHFLQNRVIAFTSGTLIFNGKSYINGSYGNPITLGSGFTLNVGAGRFICANAASLTVPTGATITISTGMIDIINLTVSGTGTFTATNTANIILWGNLDITSSNFDAGLSTIYQKYSTTTRSLSSTQSLYNYTVGTGSGSDYNISIVLQSNLTILNDFAIQYVAGKIRSFDAGSYTINIGGNFTNDDTFTAGTSTVNFNDATKISTIGDTSNTTFNNLTSTTPDKTIKFKAESTTTVTSLSLTGSSGHLITMDTDTGASTFNLSDSAGTNTLYYTSITRSAAAGGATWNALISDGNANGGSNSGWNF, encoded by the coding sequence ATGATAAAAAAAGAAACGAGAAATAAAATTATGATATTCAAAAATAAAAAAGCCTCTTTCACTCTTGTTGAACTTATTGTTGTGGTTGCCATTATCGGTCTTTTGGCGGGTATCGCTGTGGCAGCCTTCAATAACGCCAGGGTTAAAGCCAGAGACGTCAGACGCATAGCTGACATCAGTCAAATCACCAAAGCCCTAGAGCTATCTTTTTCTTTTAATGATTCCTACCCCAATTCTTTGGGTACGGTCTGTCTTTCGGTGTGTATGGACGTTTCTCCTCCCAGTTGGTGTTCCACTCTTTTAACTCAAATGTCCAATATTCCTAATGACCCTTTGCCCACCCAACAATGCTATCTATATAATTCAGATGGCACTAATTTCAGAATAGCTACTACTCTAGAGTCCTCTTCTAATCAAGCTCTAGCCCAAAATGACGGCGGTAATTATGCTCAATATTTTGAATCTTCAAGCAGCCCGGGCCTTATTTCTTTATCACGAAATAAATATGCTTCTGCTGTTGGAGGTAATTGGTCGAGCGATGACGGAGCTTGGGTCACTGAATCAGGAGGATCTACCATAACCACGCATCCCGTTCAAGGAGATACGGCAATTCTGGACGTTAATTCTGGCAACATTACCGTAGACACAGCCTCTGTTACTACTGACATTGATGCCACTGGCTACACGCACACCTTAGCCTTAGATGCTGGTCTTACTGTTTATGGTAATCTTAAATTTGTAGCCGGTATGACCTTTACCCCCAACACCCAAACCGTTACTTTTGCTGCCACTACCACAGGAAAAACTATTACTACCGGGGGAAAAACATTTTCTAGTGTTACCTGGAATGGCAACGGCGGAGAATGGACGTTGCAGGATCATTTTCTGCAAAATAGGGTCATCGCCTTTACCTCAGGAACACTTATTTTTAATGGGAAATCATATATTAATGGAAGCTATGGTAATCCTATTACTTTAGGTAGTGGTTTTACGCTTAATGTAGGAGCTGGACGATTTATTTGTGCTAATGCCGCTAGTCTTACTGTTCCAACAGGAGCGACTATAACCATTTCTACTGGAATGATAGACATTATAAACCTTACTGTTTCGGGCACAGGAACCTTCACCGCTACCAATACGGCTAATATTATTTTGTGGGGAAATTTAGATATTACCAGTTCAAATTTTGATGCTGGGTTGTCAACAATATACCAAAAATATAGTACAACAACTCGTTCACTTTCTTCGACACAATCATTGTATAATTATACAGTTGGGACTGGTAGTGGGTCAGATTATAATATTTCGATTGTTTTACAATCTAATTTAACCATACTCAATGATTTTGCTATTCAGTATGTGGCGGGTAAAATACGTTCTTTTGACGCCGGTTCATACACTATTAATATCGGTGGAAATTTCACTAACGACGATACTTTTACTGCCGGCACCTCCACGGTTAATTTTAACGACGCCACCAAAATCTCAACTATTGGCGATACATCAAATACTACTTTTAACAATCTTACCTCAACCACTCCCGACAAGACCATTAAGTTTAAAGCAGAATCTACTACTACGGTTACCTCTTTGTCTTTGACTGGCTCCAGTGGCCATTTAATTACCATGGACACTGACACTGGGGCGAGTACGTTTAATCTATCTGATAGTGCTGGCACTAATACTCTTTATTACACCTCTATCACCCGAAGCGCTGCGGCTGGCGGAGCCACCTGGAATGCGCTTATCTCTGATGGCAACGCGAATGGCGGAAGTAATAGCGGTTGGAATTTCTAA
- a CDS encoding tyrosine-type recombinase/integrase, whose amino-acid sequence MNTLQQLINEFLEHLEIEKGRSQLTIRNYGFYLKDFLAWTKISQPAQITPALIRQYRLFLARKQNPRGGTLVSSTQNYYLIAIRTFLKYLAKRDITTMAPEKIELAKIPERQIAFLEGEDLEKLIKAPFEIKQDDVIKLRDKAILELLFSAGLRVSELTSLKKDDINLRKEEFSIRGKGNKWRVVFLSNQAKYWLKKYLEARTDLDPSLFVRHDRGQHEAEKSQPENRLTPRSVQRLVKKYAKIVGITKKITTHTLRHSFATDLLTGGADLRAVQELLGHKNITTTQVYTHVTNKRLKEVYQAFHDKKRNEK is encoded by the coding sequence ATGAATACTTTACAACAACTTATTAATGAATTTTTAGAACATCTAGAAATTGAAAAAGGGCGCAGTCAATTAACGATTCGCAACTATGGCTTTTATTTAAAAGATTTTTTGGCGTGGACAAAAATTAGCCAACCCGCTCAAATTACGCCGGCCCTGATCAGACAGTATCGCCTATTTTTGGCTCGTAAGCAAAATCCGCGCGGCGGCACACTTGTTTCTTCTACGCAAAATTATTATTTAATAGCTATCCGAACTTTCCTAAAATATTTAGCCAAGCGCGACATTACCACCATGGCACCGGAGAAAATAGAATTGGCTAAAATTCCCGAACGACAAATCGCCTTTTTAGAAGGTGAAGATTTGGAAAAATTAATTAAAGCTCCCTTTGAAATTAAACAAGACGACGTTATTAAACTGCGCGATAAGGCCATTTTAGAGCTATTATTTTCAGCCGGTTTGCGGGTCTCGGAATTAACCTCGCTTAAAAAAGACGATATTAATTTAAGAAAAGAAGAATTTTCTATCCGCGGTAAAGGAAATAAATGGCGAGTGGTTTTTCTCTCTAACCAAGCTAAATATTGGCTAAAAAAATATTTGGAGGCCAGAACCGATCTAGATCCCTCCCTTTTTGTCCGCCACGACCGCGGCCAGCATGAGGCGGAAAAATCCCAACCAGAAAATCGATTAACTCCGCGTAGCGTTCAGCGTTTGGTAAAAAAATATGCCAAAATAGTCGGCATTACCAAAAAAATAACCACTCATACCTTGCGCCATAGCTTTGCTACCGATCTCTTAACCGGCGGGGCTGATTTACGCGCCGTGCAAGAATTATTGGGACACAAAAATATTACCACCACCCAAGTTTACACCCATGTCACCAACAAAAGATTAAAAGAAGTTTACCAGGCCTTTCATGATAAAAAAAGAAACGAGAAATAA
- the rpsO gene encoding 30S ribosomal protein S15, whose amino-acid sequence MNKKKEIKKAVIKNFQKKDQDTGSVEVQIGLLTKEISQLTDHLKKNKQDFSSRRGLLRKVAHRRKLLKYLQHNDPKSYEKIVKKIKTA is encoded by the coding sequence ATGAATAAGAAAAAAGAAATTAAAAAGGCCGTGATTAAAAATTTTCAGAAGAAAGACCAGGATACTGGTTCGGTAGAGGTTCAGATAGGTCTTTTGACAAAAGAAATTAGTCAATTAACCGATCATCTCAAAAAAAATAAACAAGATTTTTCTTCTCGCCGAGGTTTATTGCGCAAGGTTGCTCACCGACGTAAGCTTTTAAAATATCTACAGCACAACGACCCGAAGAGTTACGAAAAAATTGTCAAAAAGATTAAAACGGCTTAA